One genomic segment of Bacteroides caccae includes these proteins:
- a CDS encoding sulfatase family protein, translating to MNILKYICLPGLLVSGDIQTVSAVESKTDKNPNILVILIDDAGYNDFGFMGSKEMQTPNIDALTSEGVVFTDAHVAATVSSPSRACLITGRYGHRFGYECNLSDRTNGLPLEEETIAEVFKTNGYRTAAIGKWHLGSRDEQHPNNRGFDLFYGMKAGGRDYFYNEKKSDRPGDERNLLLNDRQVKFEKYLTDAFSEKAVEFINESSQPFMMYLAYNAVHTPMQATDEDMAKFEGHPRQKLAAMTYALDRGVGTVIRGLKDSGKFDNTLIFFLSDNGGATTNQSSNYPLKGFKGNKFEGGHRVPYFVVWKNGIPAGKPYDGLVSSLDIFATAIDAASISKTRNRLDGVSLLPYLKGKKGEPHKVLYWRKMDTRAIRSGDYKLIITHGVDSVLYNIRRDPEEMNNLINKEPDLYHKLAKKLAKWEKNECIEPSWLEEGWRKITNRYHQQLMHNEIKTAQDLYKKK from the coding sequence ATGAATATATTAAAGTATATATGTCTTCCCGGATTGTTAGTTTCCGGTGACATTCAGACCGTCTCGGCGGTAGAAAGTAAAACTGATAAAAATCCGAATATATTGGTGATCTTGATTGATGATGCGGGTTATAATGACTTCGGATTTATGGGATCAAAAGAGATGCAAACTCCTAATATTGATGCTTTAACCAGTGAGGGAGTCGTATTTACCGATGCTCATGTGGCTGCGACAGTAAGCAGTCCCTCAAGAGCTTGTCTTATCACAGGGCGTTATGGACATCGGTTCGGCTATGAATGTAACTTATCGGACCGTACTAATGGCCTTCCTTTGGAAGAAGAAACGATTGCGGAAGTATTTAAAACGAATGGATATCGTACTGCTGCTATTGGTAAGTGGCATTTGGGAAGTAGGGATGAACAACATCCTAATAATCGTGGATTTGATTTGTTTTACGGTATGAAAGCGGGGGGACGTGATTATTTTTATAATGAAAAAAAGAGTGACCGTCCCGGTGATGAACGTAACCTGTTATTGAATGACAGGCAAGTGAAATTTGAGAAGTATTTGACTGATGCTTTCAGTGAAAAAGCGGTTGAGTTTATAAATGAAAGTTCTCAGCCTTTCATGATGTATTTGGCTTATAATGCGGTGCATACTCCAATGCAAGCAACCGATGAAGATATGGCTAAGTTTGAAGGGCATCCGAGACAAAAACTAGCTGCAATGACCTATGCACTCGACAGGGGCGTAGGCACTGTAATTCGTGGACTGAAAGATAGTGGGAAATTTGATAATACATTGATTTTTTTCTTAAGTGATAACGGAGGAGCCACTACCAATCAGTCTTCAAATTATCCTTTGAAGGGTTTCAAAGGAAATAAATTTGAAGGTGGACATCGTGTGCCTTATTTTGTAGTATGGAAGAATGGAATTCCTGCTGGCAAGCCTTATGATGGTTTGGTTTCTTCTTTGGATATTTTTGCGACAGCTATTGATGCGGCCAGTATATCGAAAACACGTAATAGATTGGACGGTGTATCATTACTACCTTACCTGAAAGGTAAAAAAGGGGAACCCCATAAAGTGTTATACTGGCGTAAAATGGATACACGTGCTATTCGTTCGGGAGATTATAAATTAATCATCACTCATGGGGTTGATTCTGTATTGTATAATATCCGAAGAGATCCTGAAGAGATGAATAATTTGATAAACAAAGAGCCGGATTTGTATCATAAACTGGCGAAAAAATTGGCTAAATGGGAGAAAAATGAGTGTATTGAACCCTCATGGCTGGAAGAAGGCTGGCGAAAAATAACCAATAGGTATCATCAGCAGTTGATGCATAATGAGATTAAAACAGCTCAGGATTTATATAAGAAAAAATAG
- a CDS encoding sulfatase yields MFVSALHAQNERPNIVFIMADDLGWNDLGITGSDYYETPNIDKLASEGVFFDNAYAAAANSAPSRACFMTGLYTPRHGVYTVSPSARGDKTKRKLIPITNTEDVRTDFVTLGEALKQQGYVCGHIGKWHLGSDLDGSKTGPLSQGFDYNIAGDRAGSPYSYFYPYCRKQKCHLGLDEGSEGEYLTDRLTSEAIKFVEQTKDKPFFLYMAHHAVHTPLKAPQTLVDKYQKKTKGKYQTNAIYAAMVENLDWNVGRLCHAIDSLGLSENTLIVFYSDNGGAAAATNNFRLRGAKGMPYEGGIRVPLIMKYPRKIKAGTVVSEPVTGVDFYPTLVALTGGIPDNGLDGENIFDRMKKGTSKVQRALFWHFPAYLEGYQGLGKDFRATPYSIIRSGDWKLIYYYEDKSMELFNLKNDRMERNNLVNLQPTLAKELYTRLMKWLIDTRADIPTELNPAYIKAKKQ; encoded by the coding sequence ATGTTTGTATCAGCCTTACATGCACAGAACGAACGTCCCAATATTGTATTTATCATGGCTGACGATTTGGGTTGGAATGATCTTGGCATAACCGGAAGTGATTATTATGAGACGCCTAATATTGATAAACTGGCTTCTGAAGGGGTTTTCTTTGATAATGCTTATGCAGCGGCAGCCAATTCGGCACCGAGCCGTGCCTGTTTTATGACAGGTCTCTATACTCCGAGACACGGAGTATATACTGTGAGTCCTTCAGCGAGAGGAGATAAAACCAAGCGTAAATTGATTCCTATTACAAATACGGAGGACGTGCGGACAGACTTTGTTACTTTGGGAGAGGCATTAAAACAGCAGGGATATGTGTGCGGGCATATCGGGAAATGGCATTTGGGTAGTGATCTTGATGGCAGTAAAACCGGTCCCCTATCACAGGGATTTGATTATAATATAGCCGGCGACAGGGCCGGTTCACCTTACTCTTATTTTTACCCTTATTGTAGAAAGCAAAAGTGCCATTTGGGATTGGATGAGGGGAGTGAGGGAGAGTACCTGACAGATCGTTTGACAAGTGAAGCTATTAAATTTGTAGAACAGACAAAAGACAAGCCTTTTTTCCTCTATATGGCGCATCATGCGGTTCATACGCCTTTAAAGGCTCCCCAGACTTTGGTCGATAAATATCAGAAAAAGACTAAGGGGAAGTATCAGACGAATGCAATTTATGCGGCTATGGTAGAAAATCTGGATTGGAATGTAGGCAGGTTATGTCATGCTATTGACTCATTAGGACTCTCGGAAAATACGCTTATTGTCTTTTATTCTGATAATGGAGGTGCTGCGGCAGCAACCAATAATTTCCGGCTTAGAGGAGCCAAAGGAATGCCTTATGAAGGAGGAATCAGAGTTCCGCTTATAATGAAATACCCTCGTAAGATAAAAGCGGGAACAGTAGTTTCAGAACCTGTAACAGGAGTTGATTTCTATCCTACTTTAGTAGCATTGACTGGTGGAATACCGGATAACGGGCTTGATGGCGAGAATATTTTTGATCGGATGAAGAAAGGTACATCGAAAGTTCAAAGAGCGCTTTTCTGGCATTTTCCTGCTTATTTGGAAGGTTATCAGGGGCTTGGTAAAGATTTTAGAGCAACTCCATATTCCATCATCCGTTCGGGAGACTGGAAACTGATTTATTATTATGAAGATAAGTCAATGGAGCTTTTTAATTTGAAAAATGATAGAATGGAAAGGAATAATTTAGTTAATTTGCAACCGACTCTCGCAAAAGAACTGTATACCAGACTGATGAAATGGCTTATAGATACCCGTGCAGATATTCCGACAGAACTGAATCCTGCATATATAAAGGCGAAAAAACAATAA
- a CDS encoding sulfatase family protein, producing the protein MKNFDLWMSISGSLLIAAPIQAQKKAKEKQPNVIFIIADDLGYGDMSCYGAHRVQTPHVDALASSGIRFTDAHAVASTSTPSRYSLFTGHYAWRRNDTGIARGDAGMVIRPEQTTIADMFKSAGYTTGAIGKWHLGLGDKTGTQDWNKKVSPGPEDLGFDYSCLMAATGDRVPCVWMENQQVLNYDPSAPIEVSYTKPFPGEPTGKNNPELLTNLKPSPNHGHNQAIVNGISRIGYMKGGGKALWKDEDIADTIIAKTVGFIERNSDKPFFLYVGTNDVHVPRFPHPRFVGKSGMGYRGDAILQFDYTVGKILEALEKQGLRENTLIVLSSDNGPVVDDGYQDQAVELLGDHRPWGNLRGGKYSNFEAGTRVPFIVSWPDKVKKGKTSDALVSQIDLFASMAELVGQEMQSGAGVDSQNQLKAFLGTDRKGRDYVIEASGSLSVSDGAWKYITPNKGAAFMKLTRTETGNAPVDQLYNLKKDRGEKENLAEKYPEKVKAMKAILEREKANTK; encoded by the coding sequence ATGAAGAACTTTGATTTATGGATGAGTATCAGCGGCTCTTTGTTGATCGCAGCGCCGATTCAGGCACAGAAGAAAGCAAAAGAAAAACAACCTAACGTAATCTTTATTATTGCTGATGATTTAGGCTATGGAGATATGAGTTGTTATGGTGCCCATCGCGTTCAGACTCCTCATGTAGATGCATTAGCCAGTAGTGGTATTCGTTTTACGGATGCGCATGCGGTAGCTTCAACGAGTACACCGTCACGTTATTCTTTATTCACCGGACATTATGCCTGGCGTAGAAATGATACGGGAATTGCCCGTGGTGATGCAGGTATGGTTATCCGGCCGGAGCAAACTACGATTGCAGATATGTTTAAGTCTGCCGGATATACGACCGGAGCTATCGGGAAGTGGCATTTAGGCTTGGGGGATAAAACGGGTACGCAGGATTGGAACAAGAAAGTTAGTCCGGGGCCGGAAGATTTGGGATTTGACTACTCTTGCCTAATGGCTGCTACCGGTGACCGCGTGCCTTGTGTATGGATGGAAAATCAACAGGTGCTTAATTATGATCCATCGGCTCCTATTGAAGTAAGTTATACAAAGCCTTTTCCCGGCGAACCTACCGGAAAGAATAATCCGGAGTTATTGACAAATTTGAAACCGTCTCCGAATCATGGTCATAATCAGGCTATCGTTAATGGAATTTCCCGTATCGGATATATGAAGGGAGGAGGTAAAGCACTTTGGAAGGATGAAGACATTGCTGATACGATAATTGCGAAAACGGTAGGTTTTATCGAAAGAAATAGTGATAAACCTTTCTTCCTGTATGTAGGAACCAATGATGTGCATGTCCCTCGTTTTCCGCATCCTCGTTTTGTAGGCAAAAGCGGAATGGGGTATCGGGGAGATGCCATTCTTCAGTTTGATTATACGGTAGGTAAGATTCTGGAGGCATTAGAGAAACAGGGATTGCGGGAAAATACTTTAATTGTATTGAGTAGTGATAATGGTCCGGTGGTGGATGATGGCTATCAGGATCAGGCGGTAGAACTGTTGGGCGACCATCGTCCTTGGGGAAACCTGCGTGGAGGTAAATATAGTAATTTTGAAGCAGGTACTCGCGTTCCGTTTATTGTCAGCTGGCCTGATAAGGTGAAAAAAGGTAAAACTTCGGATGCTTTGGTGTCTCAGATTGATTTATTTGCTTCAATGGCTGAATTGGTGGGACAAGAGATGCAGTCGGGTGCCGGAGTAGACAGTCAGAATCAGTTGAAAGCCTTTTTGGGAACTGATCGTAAGGGACGTGATTATGTGATCGAAGCTTCTGGTTCTTTGTCTGTTTCAGACGGAGCCTGGAAATATATTACTCCGAATAAAGGGGCAGCTTTTATGAAACTGACAAGGACTGAGACTGGTAATGCTCCGGTAGATCAACTATACAATCTGAAAAAGGACAGAGGTGAGAAAGAAAATCTGGCTGAAAAATATCCGGAGAAGGTGAAAGCTATGAAAGCCATATTGGAACGGGAAAAAGCGAATACTAAGTAA
- a CDS encoding sulfatase has product MFLLNLLVAASGTVAGYQERPNIIVFLVDDMGLMDTSVPFLTDGSGNRVRHSLNNWYHTPNMERMAEQGICFSTFYAQSVSSPSRASLLTGQNATRHRTTNWINAESNNRTPFGPPDWNWKGLTKDIPTMPKVLQQAGYKTIHIGKAHFGCMDSEGENPLNLGFDVNIAGSGIGHPGSYYGEWGYGHIKGSKARAVPDLEKYHGTDTFLSEALTIEANREIAKAVEEKRPFYLNMAHYAVHAPFQADKRFLSRYTDPNKKEQAKAFATLIEGMDKSLGDIMDQLEKLGIAENTLIFFLGDNGGDAPLGEERGYGSSAPLRGKKGTEFEGGMRVPFIVSWAKPRKGNKFQKRLPIEAGGMQSQLGTIMDIYPTVLSVAGCKLPADYVIDGFDLKKQLSGKVNRKRLETFLMHFPHAHRGNYFTVYREGDWKLIYYYSPETPKQPKAVLYNLKEDQEEKKELSSVFPDKCREMIRNMSSRLEKEGALYPIDKQGNELKPFVYF; this is encoded by the coding sequence ATGTTTTTATTAAATCTTTTAGTAGCAGCCTCGGGAACGGTAGCAGGTTATCAGGAACGTCCTAATATTATTGTTTTTCTGGTAGATGATATGGGACTTATGGATACTTCCGTTCCTTTTCTGACAGACGGGAGCGGAAATCGGGTGAGGCATTCTTTAAATAATTGGTATCATACTCCCAACATGGAGAGGATGGCCGAACAAGGGATTTGCTTTTCTACTTTTTATGCGCAAAGTGTGAGTTCCCCTTCCAGAGCCTCATTGTTGACGGGGCAAAACGCAACAAGACATCGCACTACGAACTGGATTAATGCGGAAAGTAATAACCGTACTCCTTTCGGCCCTCCTGATTGGAATTGGAAAGGGCTGACGAAGGATATTCCGACCATGCCGAAAGTTCTGCAACAGGCTGGATATAAGACGATTCATATAGGAAAAGCTCACTTCGGCTGTATGGATAGCGAGGGTGAAAATCCGTTGAATCTTGGTTTTGATGTCAACATTGCGGGGTCGGGAATAGGACATCCCGGCAGTTATTATGGTGAGTGGGGATACGGTCATATTAAAGGTTCGAAAGCCAGAGCAGTACCCGATCTGGAGAAATATCATGGTACGGATACTTTCCTGAGCGAAGCCCTGACGATAGAGGCTAACCGTGAGATAGCTAAAGCTGTGGAAGAAAAGCGTCCTTTTTATTTGAATATGGCTCATTATGCTGTCCATGCACCTTTCCAGGCCGACAAACGTTTTCTGTCCCGTTATACAGACCCAAATAAGAAGGAACAGGCCAAGGCCTTTGCTACATTGATAGAAGGCATGGATAAGTCTTTGGGGGACATCATGGACCAACTTGAAAAATTGGGAATTGCGGAAAACACTTTGATTTTCTTTTTGGGAGATAACGGTGGAGACGCACCTTTAGGAGAAGAACGGGGATATGGTTCTTCCGCGCCATTGAGAGGAAAAAAGGGTACGGAGTTTGAAGGTGGTATGCGTGTGCCTTTTATTGTGAGTTGGGCAAAGCCCCGGAAAGGTAATAAATTTCAGAAGCGGTTACCTATTGAAGCCGGAGGTATGCAAAGCCAACTGGGAACGATCATGGATATTTATCCGACAGTTTTATCGGTAGCCGGATGTAAACTGCCTGCCGATTATGTAATAGACGGATTCGATCTAAAGAAGCAGCTAAGTGGAAAAGTCAATAGAAAACGTCTTGAAACGTTCCTTATGCACTTCCCTCACGCTCATCGCGGCAATTACTTCACAGTATATCGCGAGGGAGATTGGAAGCTGATTTACTATTATTCGCCGGAGACTCCGAAGCAACCGAAAGCGGTACTTTATAATCTGAAAGAGGATCAGGAAGAGAAAAAAGAACTTTCTTCTGTATTTCCTGATAAATGTAGGGAGATGATTCGTAATATGTCGTCTCGGTTGGAAAAAGAAGGCGCTCTTTATCCTATTGATAAACAAGGAAATGAGCTGAAACCTTTTGTTTATTTTTAA
- a CDS encoding glycosyl hydrolase family 95 catalytic domain-containing protein: MSYRKLLFAILFLLTIDSYASVVTVSTHVHDMEFRDLARKWDEAIPLGNATIGSLIWQKGERLRMSIDRSDLWDLRHSKELEGEGFSFHWLYEQLQKGDYTPVQRRFDNPYNAYPGPSKIPGAGLEFPIEHFGEVEKVHLYQRQAVCEVVWKSGVSLRCFVHAQKPVGWFIFEGVEADFEPLLIPPSYNEEVRHTAEDHSQHSLFRLGYEQGKVERTLSDKFVYNQPGWGDFSYSVAVKWKRFGEKIIGVWSVTSSLVKEEASQIVDEAMNAGIEAYYQTHQNWWNIFYSRSSVTLPDKVIEKQYYNEIYKMGSISRKDSYPISLQSVWTADNGQLPPWKGDYHHDLNTQLSYWPFYTGNYLEESYGYLHTLWNQLKENKRYTRTYFGTEGLNVPGVCTLLGQPMGGWCQYSLGPTVSAWLSQHFYLYWKYSQDRQFLIDRCYPYLKEVATYLEQFTIVKDGIRSLPLSSSPEFKDNSMDAWFREMTNFDRALVRFAFRAAAELARELGRKDEADHWEKLEEELPDFILDAQGGLSIAVGHPYEHSHRHFSHLLAIHPLGLLDKSYGKSDSQIIDASLNTLDKYGPGGWTGYSYSWLANLKARAFDGNGAAKALRIFAECFCLRNGFHANGDQSRSGKSGFTYRPFTLEGNMAFASGVQEMLLQSHSGVIRVFPAIPSDWKDVSFDKLRAIGAFVVSASLENGDVSLVKVVSEKGGLLRLVNPFKGKFRIAGKKKKITEKNGVLELKTRAGEEITLERIGL, from the coding sequence ATGAGTTATCGAAAGTTGTTGTTTGCTATATTGTTTCTATTGACTATTGATTCATATGCTTCGGTAGTAACTGTTTCTACTCATGTGCATGATATGGAATTTCGAGACTTGGCAAGAAAATGGGATGAAGCAATACCGCTAGGAAATGCGACTATTGGTTCTTTAATCTGGCAAAAAGGAGAACGTTTGCGTATGTCCATAGATCGCAGTGATTTGTGGGACTTGCGGCATTCTAAAGAATTAGAAGGAGAAGGCTTCTCTTTTCATTGGTTGTACGAACAGCTTCAAAAAGGAGATTATACACCGGTACAGAGGCGGTTTGATAATCCATATAACGCTTATCCCGGCCCTTCAAAAATTCCGGGTGCGGGTTTGGAGTTTCCAATAGAACATTTTGGAGAGGTTGAAAAAGTGCATTTATATCAACGACAAGCTGTATGTGAAGTTGTATGGAAATCAGGAGTATCCTTACGCTGTTTTGTCCATGCCCAAAAACCTGTGGGTTGGTTTATATTTGAAGGGGTAGAAGCTGATTTTGAGCCATTATTAATTCCTCCTTCTTATAATGAAGAAGTAAGACATACCGCTGAAGATCATAGTCAACATAGTCTGTTCCGACTCGGATATGAACAAGGAAAAGTTGAACGGACATTATCCGATAAATTTGTTTATAATCAACCTGGTTGGGGGGATTTTTCTTATTCGGTTGCAGTAAAATGGAAGCGGTTTGGAGAAAAAATAATAGGTGTATGGAGTGTTACCTCTTCTCTTGTAAAAGAAGAAGCATCACAAATTGTGGATGAGGCTATGAATGCCGGAATAGAGGCTTATTATCAGACTCACCAAAATTGGTGGAATATATTTTATAGCCGTTCGTCTGTCACATTGCCGGACAAGGTGATAGAAAAGCAATATTACAATGAAATTTATAAAATGGGGAGTATCTCTAGAAAAGACTCGTATCCGATATCTTTACAGTCTGTGTGGACAGCTGACAATGGGCAATTACCTCCTTGGAAAGGTGATTATCATCACGATTTGAATACACAATTGAGTTACTGGCCTTTTTATACTGGCAATTATCTGGAAGAAAGTTACGGATATTTACATACTTTGTGGAATCAACTGAAGGAAAATAAGAGATATACGAGAACCTATTTTGGAACTGAGGGGTTGAATGTTCCGGGAGTTTGTACTTTACTGGGACAACCGATGGGAGGATGGTGTCAATATTCATTAGGCCCAACTGTTTCCGCATGGCTTTCCCAGCATTTTTATTTATACTGGAAATATTCACAGGACCGTCAATTTTTAATAGACAGGTGTTATCCCTATTTGAAAGAAGTTGCTACTTATTTGGAGCAGTTTACTATAGTGAAAGATGGGATAAGAAGTTTACCTTTAAGTTCATCTCCGGAATTTAAAGATAATAGTATGGATGCTTGGTTTAGAGAGATGACGAATTTTGACCGTGCATTGGTTCGTTTTGCTTTTCGTGCAGCAGCTGAATTGGCTAGGGAATTAGGGCGGAAAGATGAAGCTGATCATTGGGAGAAACTGGAGGAAGAATTACCTGATTTTATTCTTGATGCTCAAGGGGGATTGTCTATTGCTGTAGGGCATCCATACGAACATTCTCATAGACATTTTTCTCATTTATTAGCAATTCATCCGTTAGGATTGCTTGATAAATCTTATGGAAAAAGCGATTCTCAAATTATTGATGCTAGTTTGAATACATTAGATAAATACGGGCCTGGCGGTTGGACCGGGTATTCGTATAGTTGGTTGGCAAATTTAAAGGCACGGGCTTTTGATGGCAACGGAGCTGCTAAGGCCTTACGTATATTTGCGGAGTGTTTTTGTTTAAGAAATGGTTTTCATGCAAATGGAGATCAAAGTAGAAGTGGTAAGTCCGGATTTACTTATCGTCCATTTACATTAGAAGGGAATATGGCTTTTGCCTCCGGAGTTCAGGAGATGTTATTACAAAGTCACAGTGGAGTTATTCGTGTTTTTCCTGCTATTCCGTCCGATTGGAAAGATGTTTCGTTTGATAAGCTACGTGCCATAGGAGCCTTTGTTGTAAGTGCCAGTTTAGAAAACGGAGATGTTTCTTTGGTTAAAGTTGTTTCTGAGAAAGGAGGCTTGTTGCGTTTGGTCAATCCTTTTAAAGGAAAATTCAGGATTGCTGGGAAAAAGAAGAAGATTACTGAAAAGAATGGAGTTCTTGAGTTAAAAACACGGGCGGGTGAAGAAATAACGTTAGAAAGAATTGGTTTGTGA
- a CDS encoding sulfatase family protein, giving the protein MKNLNLTFYAFAGISSMPVTLLAGQFQPEKKSIDKQHPNIVLIVADDLGYGDLSCYGADAIQTPGMDRIANEGIRFTQGFCTAATSTPSRYSVMTGRYPWTNPDAKILPGNAKLIIDTEAITLPKVMKQAGYITGSVGKWHIGLGDGNVDWNKRVYPGASEIGYDYSFIQAATNDRVPCVFLENNKVIGLEAEDPLYVDYRKNFPGEPTGKDNPELLRMHPSVGHAGSIVNGVPRIGFQKGGKAAQWRDEDMAQLFLQKAKQFVVDNKERPFFLYYGLHQPHVPRVPNERFIGKSGMGPRGDVILEADWCVDEFLKELDRLGLAENTIVILTSDNGPVLDDGYKDQAVELVGKHRPAGPLRGWKTTMYDGGVRVPFMLRWPAMVKPGVSDAFVCQMDLLASFAGLLGQTYPDKLDSRNTLKAFLGKSKKGREELVIEGMFNYAYRKGDWALIPPYRKQTEYQLYNLKEDIGQKHNLADKYPKKVKELTDEFEALKLSTGKKTRF; this is encoded by the coding sequence ATGAAAAACTTGAATTTGACTTTTTATGCGTTCGCAGGCATTTCTTCGATGCCTGTTACTCTGTTGGCCGGACAGTTTCAACCGGAGAAGAAATCTATAGATAAACAACACCCCAATATAGTACTTATTGTTGCTGACGATCTGGGTTACGGAGATTTGAGTTGCTATGGGGCTGATGCAATACAAACTCCCGGTATGGACCGTATTGCTAATGAGGGTATTCGTTTTACTCAAGGATTTTGTACGGCGGCTACTTCTACCCCCAGTCGTTATTCGGTAATGACAGGCAGGTATCCCTGGACAAATCCGGATGCAAAGATATTGCCGGGGAATGCAAAGTTGATTATTGATACAGAGGCAATTACTTTGCCTAAGGTAATGAAACAGGCCGGATACATAACCGGTTCCGTAGGAAAATGGCATATCGGACTGGGGGATGGTAATGTGGACTGGAATAAAAGAGTATATCCGGGAGCTTCTGAGATTGGATATGATTATTCGTTTATTCAGGCAGCTACGAATGATCGGGTGCCTTGCGTTTTTTTAGAGAATAATAAAGTGATAGGGCTTGAGGCGGAAGACCCGCTTTATGTTGACTATCGGAAAAATTTTCCTGGAGAGCCTACGGGGAAAGATAATCCGGAATTATTAAGAATGCATCCCAGTGTCGGGCATGCCGGTTCGATAGTGAATGGAGTGCCCCGTATTGGTTTCCAAAAAGGGGGAAAGGCAGCACAATGGCGGGATGAGGATATGGCACAGTTATTTCTTCAAAAAGCGAAGCAATTTGTCGTAGATAATAAAGAGCGTCCTTTTTTTCTTTATTATGGCCTGCATCAGCCGCATGTGCCTAGAGTACCTAATGAACGTTTTATTGGCAAGTCGGGTATGGGGCCTCGCGGAGATGTTATTCTCGAAGCTGATTGGTGTGTTGATGAGTTTTTGAAAGAACTGGACCGGTTGGGACTGGCAGAAAATACGATTGTAATATTGACGAGCGATAACGGTCCTGTGTTGGATGATGGATATAAGGACCAAGCAGTAGAGTTGGTTGGTAAGCACCGTCCGGCAGGCCCTCTTCGCGGTTGGAAGACGACGATGTATGACGGAGGAGTACGTGTGCCGTTTATGTTGCGCTGGCCCGCTATGGTAAAACCAGGAGTATCCGACGCTTTTGTTTGTCAGATGGATCTGTTGGCTTCATTTGCCGGACTGTTGGGACAAACTTATCCGGATAAACTTGATAGTCGGAACACCTTGAAGGCTTTTCTGGGTAAAAGTAAAAAGGGTCGGGAAGAATTGGTAATTGAAGGTATGTTCAATTATGCCTATCGAAAAGGAGATTGGGCGTTAATACCTCCTTATCGTAAACAGACGGAATATCAACTTTATAATTTAAAAGAAGATATCGGGCAGAAGCATAACTTGGCTGATAAATATCCGAAAAAGGTAAAAGAGCTTACTGATGAGTTTGAAGCGCTGAAGCTGAGTACGGGTAAAAAAACTAGATTTTAA